A single window of Streptomyces xanthii DNA harbors:
- a CDS encoding dihydrolipoyl dehydrogenase family protein: MTEAIAYDVVVLGAGPVGENVADRARAGGLSVAVVESELVGGECSYWACMPSKALLRPVIARADARRVPGLRQAVQGPLDAQAVLDHRDSYTSHWKDDGQVRWVESIGADLYRGHGRLAGPRTVTVTADDGTVTTLTARHAVTVCTGTRAALPDVPGLAEVKPWTSRDATSSGTVPDRLIVVGGGVVATEMATAWQALGSRVTVLVRGDGLLGRMEPFAGELVADALREAGADIRTGVSVKAVERSGGIVTATLDDGSAVEAEEILFATGRAPRTDDIGLETVGLEPGSWLPVDDSLRVEGHDWLYAVGDSNHRALLTHQGKYQARIAGAAITARAQGVPLLETDRWGAHSATADHAAVPQVVFTDPEAASAGLTLAEAEAAGHRVRAVDQDIANVAGAGLYADGYTGKARMIVDLDREILLGVTFVGPGVGELIHSATIAIAGEVPIDRLWHAVPAYPTVSEVWLRLLEAYRG, translated from the coding sequence ATGACGGAAGCCATCGCGTACGACGTTGTAGTACTGGGAGCCGGACCGGTCGGGGAGAACGTCGCCGACCGGGCGCGGGCCGGGGGCCTGAGCGTGGCGGTCGTGGAGAGCGAACTGGTCGGCGGCGAGTGCTCGTACTGGGCGTGCATGCCCAGCAAGGCGCTGCTGCGCCCGGTCATCGCCCGCGCCGACGCCCGCCGCGTGCCCGGCCTGCGCCAGGCCGTGCAGGGCCCCCTCGACGCCCAGGCCGTCCTGGACCACCGGGACTCCTACACCTCCCACTGGAAGGACGACGGCCAGGTCCGCTGGGTGGAGTCCATCGGCGCCGACCTGTACCGAGGCCACGGCCGCCTCGCCGGACCCCGCACGGTCACCGTCACCGCCGACGACGGCACGGTCACCACGCTCACCGCACGGCACGCCGTGACGGTCTGCACCGGCACGCGCGCCGCCCTCCCCGACGTGCCGGGCCTCGCCGAGGTCAAGCCGTGGACCAGCCGCGACGCGACCAGCTCCGGCACGGTCCCGGACCGGCTGATCGTGGTCGGCGGCGGCGTCGTGGCCACCGAGATGGCCACGGCCTGGCAGGCGCTAGGCTCGCGGGTCACGGTGCTGGTGCGCGGCGACGGACTGCTGGGCCGCATGGAGCCGTTCGCGGGCGAACTGGTCGCGGACGCGCTGCGCGAGGCGGGCGCTGACATCCGTACGGGCGTCTCCGTGAAGGCCGTCGAACGCTCGGGCGGCATCGTCACGGCCACGCTCGACGACGGCTCGGCCGTCGAGGCCGAGGAGATCCTCTTCGCGACCGGCCGCGCACCGCGCACGGACGACATCGGCCTGGAGACCGTCGGACTCGAACCGGGTTCCTGGCTGCCCGTCGACGACTCGCTCCGTGTCGAGGGCCACGACTGGCTGTACGCGGTCGGCGACTCCAACCACCGCGCGCTCCTCACCCACCAGGGCAAGTACCAGGCCCGCATCGCCGGCGCCGCGATCACCGCCCGCGCCCAGGGCGTCCCGCTCCTGGAGACCGACCGCTGGGGCGCGCACAGCGCCACCGCCGACCATGCCGCCGTCCCGCAGGTCGTCTTCACCGACCCCGAGGCGGCGAGCGCGGGCCTCACCCTCGCCGAGGCGGAGGCGGCGGGCCACCGCGTCCGCGCCGTCGACCAGGACATCGCGAACGTCGCCGGCGCGGGCCTCTACGCCGACGGCTACACGGGCAAGGCCCGCATGATCGTCGACCTCGACCGCGAGATCCTCCTCGGCGTCACCTTCGTCGGCCCCGGCGTGGGCGAACTGATCCACTCCGCGACGATCGCGATCGCGGGAGAGGTCCCCATCGACCGCCTGTGGCACGCGGTCCCGGCCTACCCGACGGTCAGCGAGGTCTGGCTGCGACTGCTGGAGGCGTATCGGGGCTGA